A genomic stretch from Streptomyces sp. QL37 includes:
- a CDS encoding MerR family transcriptional regulator: protein MFTIGDFARHGRVSARTLRHYDAIGLLRPDRTDPATGYRYYGAAQLARLNRIIALKDLGFTLQQVRAVLDERVDADELRGMLRLRRAELEAAMAASAARLAQVEARLRSIESEGHMPDNDVLVKTVPAVRVAELTATAASYQPHDITPVIAPLYERLLPLLAGAGLRPSGPGIARYEDDPAGDGAVTVHAGVAVEAPTGPLGDTGVTVVELPASEAATIVHRGPMDHVLATEQILARWIDDHGRRAAGYAREISLECPEDREKWVTELQLPLIG from the coding sequence ATGTTCACCATCGGAGACTTCGCCCGCCACGGCCGGGTGTCGGCCCGGACGCTGCGCCACTACGACGCCATCGGCCTCCTGCGCCCGGACCGCACCGACCCCGCCACCGGCTACCGCTACTACGGCGCCGCCCAACTGGCCCGCCTCAACCGGATCATCGCGCTCAAGGACCTCGGCTTCACACTCCAGCAGGTGCGGGCCGTCCTAGACGAGCGGGTGGACGCGGACGAGCTGCGGGGGATGCTGCGACTGCGCCGCGCGGAGCTGGAGGCCGCGATGGCCGCGTCGGCGGCCCGGCTGGCCCAGGTCGAGGCGAGACTCCGGTCCATCGAGAGCGAGGGACACATGCCCGACAACGACGTACTCGTCAAGACGGTCCCGGCGGTACGGGTCGCCGAACTGACCGCGACGGCGGCGAGTTACCAGCCGCACGACATCACCCCGGTCATCGCCCCGCTGTACGAGCGGCTTCTCCCCCTGCTGGCCGGGGCGGGCCTCCGCCCCTCCGGTCCCGGCATCGCGCGGTACGAGGACGACCCGGCCGGGGACGGCGCGGTCACCGTCCACGCGGGGGTCGCCGTCGAGGCCCCGACCGGCCCGCTCGGTGACACGGGCGTCACCGTCGTCGAACTGCCGGCGTCCGAGGCGGCGACCATCGTGCACCGGGGGCCGATGGACCACGTCCTGGCGACCGAGCAGATCCTGGCCCGCTGGATCGACGACCACGGCCGACGCGCCGCCGGCTACGCCCGGGAGATCTCCCTGGAGTGCCCCGAGGACCGCGAGAAGTGGGTCACCGAACTCCAGCTCCCCCTCATCGGCTGA
- a CDS encoding C45 family peptidase encodes MAPRSTKPAPARVLPVIEISGSPLDRGRQYGEAVRPQLHAALGYYEEAFGRSAGLTWDRVAARAGRWLDPVRDYAPDLVEEMRGIADGAGVGLLDVLALNARGEVIYDKSFAEMEAAGQRTEEEPAEGCTSFAAYGEASGDGHVYAGQNWDWRAGVADTVVMIRIVQPPKPTLIMQVEAGQVGRQGANSAGIALNANGLGGRFDDAVGLPQTVVRRSVLDQSNISDALDVLCRTRAHIASNALLTCREGFAIDLETTPAGHGWMYPTDGLLVHGNHYQAGVPAQLAASGYRPMSSDSLVRVPRAEQGLRALRGSTGPEESRTVIRRAMSDHLGHPESLCTHPDPRRPAVEHWTTLVSSLADLTSGDYHVTAGTPCDREYQHLPWNLYDGPYGQD; translated from the coding sequence ATGGCACCCCGTTCCACGAAACCCGCTCCCGCCCGGGTCCTCCCGGTCATCGAGATCTCCGGAAGCCCGCTCGACCGCGGGCGTCAGTACGGCGAGGCCGTGCGGCCCCAACTGCACGCCGCCCTGGGCTACTACGAGGAGGCGTTCGGCCGGTCCGCCGGGCTGACCTGGGACCGGGTCGCCGCCCGCGCCGGACGCTGGCTCGACCCCGTACGGGACTACGCGCCCGACCTCGTCGAGGAGATGCGGGGCATCGCGGACGGCGCGGGCGTCGGTCTGCTCGACGTCCTCGCCCTGAACGCCCGGGGCGAGGTCATCTACGACAAGTCCTTCGCGGAGATGGAGGCCGCCGGACAGCGGACCGAGGAGGAGCCCGCCGAGGGCTGCACCTCCTTCGCCGCCTACGGCGAGGCCAGCGGCGACGGGCACGTCTATGCCGGGCAGAACTGGGACTGGCGGGCGGGCGTCGCCGACACCGTCGTCATGATCCGGATCGTCCAGCCCCCGAAGCCGACCCTGATCATGCAGGTCGAGGCCGGCCAGGTCGGCCGCCAGGGCGCCAACTCCGCGGGGATCGCGCTCAACGCCAACGGACTCGGCGGCCGCTTCGACGACGCGGTCGGGCTGCCCCAGACCGTCGTACGCCGCAGCGTCCTGGACCAGAGCAACATCTCCGACGCGCTCGACGTGCTCTGCCGCACCCGGGCCCACATCGCCAGCAACGCGCTCCTCACCTGCCGCGAGGGCTTCGCCATCGACCTGGAGACCACCCCGGCCGGGCACGGCTGGATGTATCCGACGGACGGTCTCCTGGTGCACGGCAACCACTACCAGGCGGGCGTCCCGGCCCAGTTGGCGGCATCCGGCTACCGGCCCATGTCGTCCGACTCGCTGGTCCGCGTCCCGCGCGCCGAGCAGGGGCTGAGGGCGCTACGCGGCTCCACCGGCCCCGAGGAGTCGCGCACGGTCATCCGCCGGGCGATGTCGGACCACCTCGGCCACCCGGAATCCCTCTGCACCCACCCCGACCCGCGGCGCCCGGCCGTCGAGCACTGGACCACGCTCGTCTCCTCCCTGGCCGACCTGACCTCCGGCGACTACCACGTGACCGCCGGGACCCCCTGCGACCGCGAGTACCAGCACCTTCCCTGGAACCTCTACGACGGCCCGTACGGCCAGGACTGA
- a CDS encoding ABC transporter substrate-binding protein: MNRTHRRRTVLAAGLVAATIVAATGCSGATRNTGGGSAATDAAELTLTPTTPAAKGELADANWLLEDEPDSLDLDTQGSSAGRVVLTNVCERLYQLQPDMSTKPLLAEKAGTPDDKTLVLTLRSGVTFHDGTPMTADDVLWSLERHADPDMEQGDEFGNVAAMRKTGDRQITITFKTPDAMFFKALAGDAGIVWNKEQVERSGKDFGTPGQTDACTGPYRLGAWKSGDSITIERYDAYWGEKPLTKRVTFRWASDSALVNALTTGAADGAYAESPNTAAALGGKKGIERHYGPSTGSLVLIPTERGGLKDPKIRRALSLALDRKGIAASGYGSMVQPWGTPVGSGAWGYEKDTFEAAQKDIAYAPESPDADDLAEAKKLVKEAGGGPGEPVVIGTDASQGRTVVANAVRAALQRIGLTGQIKTVPTAQFEQFYSDPSVRGEIDVLVGDWYISKADPMGFYDNALSDSSNNWVGFEDAAYDAKVKQALSTLDDAERAKLAVDVQKTFTDAAVWISVAQVPSVLVLNDALTGPPASMAYLYYPWAAGLGKKG; this comes from the coding sequence ATGAACCGAACCCATCGACGAAGGACGGTCCTGGCCGCGGGTCTCGTCGCGGCCACGATCGTCGCGGCCACGGGATGCAGCGGCGCCACCCGGAACACGGGTGGCGGCTCGGCGGCCACGGACGCCGCCGAACTCACCCTCACGCCGACGACGCCGGCAGCCAAGGGCGAACTGGCCGACGCGAACTGGCTCCTGGAGGACGAGCCGGACTCGCTCGACCTGGACACCCAGGGCTCCAGCGCCGGCCGCGTCGTCCTCACCAACGTCTGCGAGCGGCTCTACCAGCTCCAGCCGGACATGTCGACGAAGCCCCTCCTCGCGGAGAAGGCCGGGACACCGGACGACAAGACCCTCGTCCTGACGCTCCGCTCCGGCGTCACCTTCCACGACGGCACCCCGATGACCGCGGACGACGTGCTGTGGAGCCTGGAGCGGCACGCCGACCCGGACATGGAGCAGGGTGACGAGTTCGGCAACGTCGCCGCGATGAGGAAGACCGGCGACCGGCAGATCACGATCACCTTCAAGACGCCGGACGCCATGTTCTTCAAGGCGCTCGCCGGTGACGCGGGCATCGTCTGGAACAAGGAGCAGGTCGAGAGGTCCGGCAAGGACTTCGGCACCCCCGGTCAGACCGACGCCTGCACCGGTCCCTACCGGCTGGGCGCCTGGAAGTCCGGCGACTCGATCACCATCGAGCGCTACGACGCGTACTGGGGCGAGAAGCCGCTGACGAAGCGGGTCACCTTCCGCTGGGCGTCCGACAGCGCCCTGGTCAACGCCCTGACGACCGGGGCGGCCGACGGCGCGTACGCGGAATCGCCCAACACCGCGGCCGCCCTCGGCGGCAAGAAGGGCATCGAGCGGCACTACGGCCCGTCCACCGGCTCCCTCGTCCTGATCCCGACCGAGCGCGGCGGGCTGAAGGACCCGAAGATCCGCCGGGCGCTCTCCCTCGCCCTGGACCGCAAGGGAATCGCCGCCTCCGGCTACGGCTCCATGGTCCAGCCGTGGGGCACCCCGGTCGGCTCCGGCGCCTGGGGATACGAGAAGGACACCTTCGAGGCCGCCCAGAAGGACATCGCGTACGCCCCCGAGAGCCCGGACGCCGACGACCTCGCCGAGGCCAAGAAGCTGGTGAAGGAGGCGGGCGGCGGGCCCGGCGAGCCGGTCGTGATCGGTACGGACGCCAGCCAGGGCCGCACCGTCGTCGCCAACGCCGTGCGCGCAGCGCTCCAGCGGATCGGCCTCACGGGGCAGATCAAGACCGTGCCGACCGCGCAGTTCGAGCAGTTCTACAGCGACCCCTCGGTGCGCGGCGAGATCGACGTGCTCGTCGGTGACTGGTACATCTCCAAGGCCGACCCGATGGGCTTCTACGACAACGCCCTCTCCGACTCCTCCAACAACTGGGTCGGCTTCGAGGACGCCGCGTACGACGCCAAGGTGAAGCAGGCCCTCTCCACCCTCGACGACGCCGAGCGGGCGAAGCTAGCCGTCGACGTGCAGAAGACGTTCACCGACGCCGCCGTCTGGATCTCGGTCGCCCAGGTGCCGTCCGTGCTCGTCCTGAACGACGCACTCACCGGGCCTCCCGCCTCCATGGCCTACCTCTACTACCCCTGGGCCGCCGGGCTCGGCAAGAAGGGCTGA
- a CDS encoding MurR/RpiR family transcriptional regulator produces MEIPENETGVTRLRAAIRDQWDDLSTSERAVAQYLVTAPVEQLLFAGAQELGAASSTSNATVVRALQRLGYAGLPALKRELANDFTSTVAPEVRLKRRIAHVGRDLDSIWSDVFDEAQERVEQARRLTEPDALRSAVAVLAEAHEVFCYGIAASEPGARHLALALGRIGRRSRFVSETGFALADQLLALGQGDAVVIFQPGRRLVELTVMMERARAVGAKVVLVTDELGEAYADRVAAVLTAPHTPTGITAESLTGLLVADALLLALATLDEMRAVESSHQLTALRDQLLDPKRRI; encoded by the coding sequence ATGGAAATTCCAGAGAACGAAACCGGAGTGACACGGCTGCGTGCGGCGATTCGTGACCAGTGGGACGACCTGTCGACATCCGAACGCGCCGTCGCGCAGTACCTGGTCACCGCCCCCGTCGAGCAGTTGCTCTTCGCCGGCGCCCAGGAGCTGGGCGCCGCGAGCTCCACCAGCAACGCCACGGTCGTACGCGCCCTCCAGCGCCTGGGATACGCGGGGCTGCCCGCCCTCAAGCGCGAGCTGGCCAACGACTTCACCTCGACCGTGGCCCCCGAGGTGCGCCTCAAGCGGCGCATCGCCCACGTGGGCCGGGACCTGGACTCCATCTGGAGCGACGTCTTCGACGAGGCCCAGGAGCGCGTCGAGCAGGCCCGCAGACTCACCGAGCCGGACGCCCTGAGAAGCGCGGTGGCCGTCCTGGCCGAGGCACACGAGGTGTTCTGCTACGGCATCGCCGCCTCGGAGCCGGGCGCCCGCCACCTCGCGCTCGCGCTGGGCCGGATCGGCCGCCGGTCCCGCTTCGTCTCCGAGACGGGCTTCGCCCTCGCCGACCAGCTGCTCGCACTGGGTCAGGGCGACGCGGTGGTCATCTTCCAGCCGGGCCGTCGGCTGGTGGAGCTGACGGTGATGATGGAACGCGCCCGCGCCGTCGGCGCCAAGGTCGTGCTGGTGACGGACGAGCTGGGCGAGGCCTACGCGGACCGTGTGGCGGCGGTCCTGACGGCACCGCACACCCCGACCGGCATCACCGCGGAGTCACTGACGGGCCTGCTCGTCGCCGACGCGCTGCTCCTGGCACTGGCCACCCTGGACGAGATGCGGGCCGTGGAGTCCTCGCACCAGCTCACCGCGCTGCGCGACCAGCTGCTGGACCCGAAGCGCCGTATCTGA
- a CDS encoding ABC transporter permease: protein MAARISRRLAGLLATLLAASFVIFAAVYAAPGDPAVFLAGGRDKLTPEKLELVRAQYHLDEPLVVQYGRWLGDCLHFDLGRSFKYSDQVADLLAARFPTTLALVAYATVLFVVLGVGAGVLAAVRRGTWVDSTVVGGTTLAASVPSFVSAIALVALFGVQLGWFPVTGSGEGFAGTLHHLTLPALSLALGALALISRVTRQSMADAGAADHVEVARASGVPEREIVVRHVLRNALGPIVTMCGLVMAGMLAGTVVVETAFGISGVGSLLVGAINTHDFPVAQAVLLLMVTGYIVVTTLVDLVHPLLDPRVKEAAA from the coding sequence ATGGCCGCCCGGATCTCCCGGCGCCTGGCCGGACTGCTGGCCACGCTCCTCGCCGCCTCGTTCGTCATCTTCGCCGCCGTCTACGCCGCCCCCGGCGACCCGGCCGTCTTCCTGGCCGGCGGGCGCGACAAGCTCACCCCGGAGAAGCTGGAGCTGGTCCGCGCGCAGTACCACCTCGACGAGCCCCTCGTCGTGCAGTACGGCCGCTGGCTCGGCGACTGCCTCCACTTCGACCTCGGCCGCTCGTTCAAATACAGCGACCAGGTCGCCGACCTGCTGGCCGCCCGCTTCCCGACGACGCTCGCCCTCGTGGCCTACGCGACCGTGCTGTTCGTCGTCCTCGGGGTCGGCGCCGGTGTCCTCGCCGCCGTCCGGCGCGGGACGTGGGTCGACTCCACCGTCGTCGGCGGCACCACCCTGGCCGCCTCCGTCCCCTCCTTCGTCTCGGCCATCGCCCTGGTCGCGCTGTTCGGCGTCCAGCTCGGCTGGTTCCCCGTGACCGGCAGCGGGGAGGGCTTCGCCGGCACCCTGCACCATCTGACCCTGCCCGCCCTGTCGCTGGCGCTCGGCGCACTCGCCCTGATCAGCAGGGTCACCCGGCAGTCCATGGCCGACGCGGGCGCCGCCGACCATGTGGAGGTCGCCCGTGCCTCCGGCGTCCCGGAGCGGGAGATCGTCGTCCGGCACGTCCTGCGCAACGCGCTCGGGCCGATCGTCACCATGTGCGGCCTGGTCATGGCGGGCATGCTCGCCGGCACGGTCGTGGTGGAGACGGCGTTCGGGATCAGCGGCGTCGGTTCGCTGCTCGTCGGCGCGATCAACACGCACGACTTCCCCGTCGCCCAGGCCGTGCTCCTGCTCATGGTCACCGGCTACATCGTCGTGACCACGCTCGTCGACCTGGTGCACCCGCTGCTCGACCCCCGTGTGAAGGAGGCCGCCGCATGA
- a CDS encoding ABC transporter ATP-binding protein translates to MLLDIENLTVELPGTARPVLTDVTLRVAAGEVVGLVGESGSGKSTTARAALRTLPEGAAVSGSVRVDGTDVLGLRGEALRAHRARTVAMVHQDPRSALNPVRRIGDFLVERLAGTGLDRKAARARAVELLDTVGLPDPGRRVRQRPHELSGGMLQRVVIAGALAAEPRLLLADEATSALDVTTQAEILALLRTLRAERSLGLLFITHDLHLAAAYCDRVYVMYAGRVVEEQSAGALFDRPRHPYTKGLLACSPALGETEREIRPIPGRPPSLADTFGGCEFADRCPDAEPECAGRRPEPVALDGGGAAACRRLPVLTGPGQDKRSAR, encoded by the coding sequence ATGCTCCTCGACATCGAGAACCTCACCGTGGAACTCCCCGGCACCGCCCGGCCCGTGCTCACCGACGTGACCCTGCGGGTCGCGGCCGGCGAGGTGGTCGGACTGGTCGGCGAATCCGGCTCCGGGAAGTCGACGACCGCCCGGGCCGCCCTCCGCACCCTCCCCGAGGGCGCCGCCGTCTCCGGCTCCGTGCGCGTCGACGGCACCGACGTCCTCGGGCTGCGGGGCGAGGCACTGCGCGCCCACCGGGCCCGCACGGTCGCGATGGTCCACCAGGACCCCCGCTCCGCGCTCAACCCGGTCCGCCGCATCGGCGACTTCCTGGTGGAACGGCTCGCCGGCACCGGCCTCGACCGGAAGGCGGCCCGCGCCCGTGCGGTCGAACTCCTCGACACGGTCGGCCTCCCCGACCCCGGGCGACGGGTCCGCCAGCGCCCCCACGAACTGTCCGGCGGCATGCTCCAGCGCGTCGTCATCGCGGGTGCCCTGGCCGCCGAACCACGGCTGCTGCTCGCCGACGAGGCCACCAGCGCCCTGGACGTCACCACACAGGCCGAGATCCTCGCCCTGCTCCGCACCCTGCGCGCCGAGCGGAGCCTGGGCCTCCTCTTCATCACCCACGATCTGCACCTGGCCGCCGCCTACTGCGACCGCGTGTACGTCATGTACGCGGGCCGGGTCGTCGAGGAGCAGTCCGCGGGGGCGCTCTTCGACCGGCCCCGCCATCCCTATACGAAGGGCCTGCTGGCCTGTTCGCCGGCCCTGGGCGAGACGGAGCGCGAGATCCGCCCCATCCCCGGCCGTCCGCCGTCGCTCGCCGACACCTTCGGCGGCTGCGAGTTCGCGGACCGCTGCCCGGACGCCGAGCCGGAGTGCGCCGGCCGGCGGCCGGAGCCGGTCGCGCTGGACGGCGGGGGCGCGGCGGCCTGCCGGCGCCTTCCCGTCCTCACGGGGCCGGGCCAGGACAAGAGGAGCGCCCGATGA
- a CDS encoding BTAD domain-containing putative transcriptional regulator, with protein sequence MDRDNGPGVRVPEQRAPRERPAAAELRFTVLGPVRAWRGSELLPSGSPQQRALLAALLLRDGRTATAGELIDALWGDDPPSQALATVRTYASRLRKVLGQETLVSEAGGYAVRIPREALDLTLAQDLSAEAEKARGGGDRGQARTLINKLLGLWDGEGLASLPGPYAENQRTSLEEWRLQLTETRLDLDLELGCHAEAVSELTALTAAHPLRERLRELLMVALYRSGRQAEALAVYADTRRLLAEELGVDPRPELAQLQQQILRADEELAHPADEPAPATTVVRPAQLPATVPDFTGRDAFVRELGARLATAEGSVMAVSALAGIGGVGKTTLAVHVAHLARPHFPDGQLYVDLQGAGARVAEPETVLGAFLRALGTAESAIPDSLDERAALYRSTLDGRRILVLLDNAHDTAQIRPLLPGTEGCAALVTSRVRMVDLAGAHLVDLDVMSPEEALQLFTRIVGDERVRSERDAALDVVAACGFLPLAIRIAASRLAARRTWTVSVLAAKLADERRRLDELQAGDLAVKATFELGYGQLEPAQARAFRLLGLADGPDISLAAAAALLDLESHAAEDLLETLVDTSLLESAAPGRYRYHDLVRLYARACAERDEQPPAGRKMALSRLLDFYLATAAGVYALERPGDRTVDHLESTRHPGLAFAEQKAALDWLYTEASALLACAQQAALSGEVRRGVDLMLAAKDLAESGANSRQFESAAIAVRDAAVAAGDPRSEARARTTLAQVHSIAGRFGQAEDEARRAMLLAPAIEDIWTNCNAPNELGIIAGYRNRLSEAESLLQQTIAAFRADGNQPGEASALCNLSRIQLAIGHTDSAVKLAGEGVALYNRLGLTLRLANGRYALGLALARAGRQGEAQDRLQEALAVFRESRQRLWEGMTLFRLAEVHLDARRPGEAAALSEQALAVLLHIGGEWRRANVLTVLGKALMRIGQVDRAKVCWHEALATLEQLSAPEAEDVRLLLTPATAPNAR encoded by the coding sequence ATGGACCGCGACAACGGACCCGGTGTGCGCGTTCCGGAGCAGCGCGCTCCACGGGAACGGCCGGCCGCCGCCGAACTGCGCTTCACCGTACTCGGCCCGGTACGCGCCTGGCGTGGCAGTGAACTCCTGCCGTCCGGGTCCCCGCAGCAGCGCGCCCTGCTGGCCGCCCTCCTCCTGCGCGACGGCCGCACGGCCACCGCCGGCGAACTCATCGACGCCCTCTGGGGCGACGACCCCCCGTCCCAGGCACTGGCCACCGTACGGACGTACGCCTCCCGGCTCCGCAAGGTCCTGGGCCAGGAGACCCTGGTCAGCGAGGCCGGGGGCTACGCGGTCAGGATCCCGCGCGAGGCACTCGACCTGACTCTCGCCCAGGACCTGTCGGCGGAGGCGGAGAAGGCACGCGGCGGCGGGGACCGCGGCCAGGCCCGCACCCTGATCAACAAGCTGCTCGGCCTCTGGGACGGCGAGGGGCTCGCCTCCCTCCCCGGCCCGTACGCGGAGAACCAGCGGACCAGCCTGGAGGAATGGCGCCTCCAGCTCACCGAGACCCGGCTGGACCTGGACCTGGAGCTCGGCTGCCACGCGGAGGCGGTCTCCGAACTCACCGCGCTCACCGCGGCGCACCCCTTGCGCGAGCGGCTCCGCGAACTGCTGATGGTGGCCCTGTACCGCAGCGGCCGGCAGGCCGAGGCCCTCGCCGTGTACGCCGACACCCGGCGCCTGCTCGCGGAGGAACTGGGCGTGGACCCGCGCCCCGAACTCGCCCAGCTCCAGCAGCAGATCCTTCGGGCCGACGAGGAGCTGGCCCACCCGGCCGACGAGCCGGCGCCCGCCACCACCGTGGTCCGCCCGGCCCAGCTCCCGGCCACCGTCCCGGACTTCACGGGCCGCGACGCGTTCGTACGCGAGCTGGGTGCCCGGCTCGCGACCGCCGAGGGCTCCGTGATGGCGGTCTCCGCGCTCGCCGGCATCGGCGGCGTCGGCAAGACGACCCTCGCCGTGCACGTCGCCCACCTGGCCCGCCCGCACTTCCCGGACGGCCAGCTGTACGTCGACCTCCAGGGCGCGGGCGCGCGGGTCGCCGAGCCCGAGACCGTCCTCGGCGCGTTCCTGCGCGCGCTGGGCACCGCCGAGTCCGCCATCCCGGACTCCCTGGACGAGCGGGCCGCGCTCTACCGCTCCACGCTGGACGGCCGCCGCATCCTGGTCCTGCTCGACAACGCCCACGACACGGCCCAGATCCGGCCGCTCCTCCCCGGCACGGAGGGCTGCGCCGCCCTGGTCACCAGCCGCGTACGCATGGTCGACCTGGCCGGTGCGCACCTCGTGGACCTGGACGTGATGTCCCCGGAGGAGGCTTTGCAGCTCTTCACCCGCATCGTCGGCGACGAACGCGTCCGCTCGGAGCGCGACGCGGCCCTGGACGTGGTGGCCGCGTGCGGCTTCCTGCCGCTGGCCATCCGCATCGCCGCCTCCCGGCTGGCCGCCCGCCGCACCTGGACGGTCTCGGTACTGGCCGCGAAGCTCGCCGACGAACGCCGCCGCCTCGACGAGCTCCAGGCCGGCGACCTCGCGGTGAAGGCCACCTTCGAGCTCGGCTACGGCCAGCTGGAACCTGCCCAGGCGCGCGCCTTCCGCCTCCTGGGCCTGGCGGACGGCCCGGACATCTCCCTCGCCGCGGCGGCCGCACTCCTGGACCTGGAATCCCATGCGGCGGAGGACCTCCTGGAGACCCTGGTCGACACCAGCCTCCTGGAGTCGGCGGCACCGGGCCGCTACCGCTACCACGACCTGGTGCGCCTCTACGCGCGTGCGTGCGCCGAGCGCGACGAACAGCCCCCGGCGGGCCGGAAGATGGCACTGTCGCGGCTGCTGGACTTCTACCTGGCGACGGCGGCGGGGGTCTACGCGCTGGAGCGGCCGGGGGACCGTACGGTCGACCACCTGGAGTCCACCCGGCACCCGGGGCTCGCATTCGCCGAGCAGAAGGCCGCGCTGGACTGGCTCTACACCGAGGCGAGTGCGCTTCTGGCCTGCGCTCAGCAAGCCGCACTCTCGGGGGAGGTCCGGCGCGGCGTCGATCTCATGCTGGCAGCCAAGGACCTCGCGGAGTCAGGAGCCAACTCCCGCCAGTTCGAGTCCGCGGCCATCGCGGTACGGGACGCCGCCGTGGCGGCCGGTGATCCGCGTTCCGAGGCACGTGCTCGCACGACTCTCGCCCAGGTGCACAGCATTGCCGGCCGATTCGGGCAGGCCGAGGACGAAGCCCGACGCGCCATGCTGCTGGCTCCGGCGATCGAGGACATCTGGACCAACTGCAACGCCCCGAACGAACTCGGGATCATCGCGGGGTACCGGAACCGGCTCAGCGAGGCGGAGTCCCTCCTGCAACAGACCATCGCCGCTTTCCGCGCGGACGGGAACCAGCCCGGCGAAGCCAGCGCCCTGTGCAACCTGTCGCGTATCCAGCTCGCCATAGGTCATACGGACAGCGCCGTGAAACTGGCCGGTGAAGGGGTCGCTCTCTACAACCGCCTGGGGCTCACACTGCGTCTGGCCAACGGCCGGTACGCACTCGGACTCGCACTGGCACGCGCGGGCCGGCAGGGGGAGGCCCAGGACCGGTTGCAGGAGGCGCTCGCCGTGTTCCGGGAAAGCCGCCAGCGACTCTGGGAGGGCATGACGCTCTTCCGGCTCGCCGAGGTCCACCTCGACGCCCGGCGTCCCGGTGAGGCCGCCGCGCTGTCCGAACAGGCCCTCGCGGTCCTCCTGCACATAGGGGGCGAGTGGCGTCGCGCCAATGTCCTGACGGTGCTGGGCAAGGCCCTGATGCGAATCGGGCAGGTGGACCGCGCGAAGGTGTGCTGGCACGAAGCCCTGGCGACTCTGGAACAGTTGAGCGCGCCCGAAGCCGAGGACGTCCGGCTCCTGCTGACGCCTGCGACGGCGCCGAACGCCCGCTGA
- a CDS encoding ABC transporter permease: MSALTLAPVGIGKGTRRPVSVVIAGAVLVLVVLAAVLAPVLSPYAPDAIDLSASLVGTGGEHLLGTDSSGQDLLSRALYGARTSLIAPILLLAIAALLGVALGTLAAWRGGWVDTLVSRLTDVMYAFPGLLFTVMIIAVFGAGMTTSVLALGLAYTPTVAKYTRSVALAERRKPYIDAYRVQGMGGARICARHLVPNLGRSVIGYLVVLFGEALMSLATLSYLGFGAQPPSSDWGLMVQEGQAAVVQGALLPALVPGFAIALVVVSFNVVGVWAADRLGSGR; the protein is encoded by the coding sequence ATGAGCGCGCTCACCCTCGCCCCGGTGGGAATCGGAAAGGGGACACGCCGGCCGGTCAGCGTCGTGATCGCGGGCGCCGTCCTCGTGCTGGTGGTCCTCGCCGCCGTCCTCGCCCCGGTCCTCTCCCCGTACGCCCCCGACGCCATCGATCTCTCCGCATCACTCGTCGGAACCGGCGGAGAACACCTCCTCGGCACCGACTCCTCAGGACAGGACCTGCTCTCCCGGGCGCTGTACGGAGCCCGCACCAGCCTCATCGCGCCGATCCTGCTGCTCGCCATCGCGGCGCTCCTCGGCGTCGCGCTCGGCACGCTCGCCGCCTGGCGGGGCGGCTGGGTGGACACCCTGGTCTCCCGGCTGACCGACGTGATGTACGCCTTCCCCGGGCTGCTGTTCACCGTGATGATCATCGCGGTCTTCGGGGCCGGGATGACGACCTCCGTGCTGGCGCTCGGACTCGCCTACACCCCGACCGTCGCCAAGTACACCCGCTCGGTGGCCCTCGCCGAACGCCGCAAGCCGTACATCGACGCCTACCGGGTCCAGGGCATGGGCGGCGCGCGGATCTGCGCACGCCATCTGGTGCCCAACCTCGGCCGGTCCGTCATCGGCTACCTGGTGGTGCTGTTCGGCGAGGCGCTCATGTCGCTGGCCACCCTGTCCTACCTGGGGTTCGGTGCCCAGCCGCCCAGCTCCGACTGGGGGCTCATGGTCCAGGAGGGACAGGCGGCCGTCGTCCAGGGCGCGCTCCTGCCCGCCCTGGTGCCCGGCTTCGCCATCGCCCTCGTCGTGGTCTCCTTCAACGTCGTCGGGGTCTGGGCCGCCGACCGACTCGGCAGCGGGAGGTAA